ACCCTATTCTCTTTGTTAAGCAGTACTTTTCACCAGGGTCTGTGGGGAAAAGTGTGCCATTGTGTAGAAATACATAGCTCAGTACCAGTAGTATAACACATTAAGAATGTACTTTAATGAAGCCCCAACAACTGAAATGTCTCCTCAGTGTTCACCATCTCAGTCGGATTCAGCTGTAGGAATACGGTTTCCACGGTGACAGAGatagggggtgggggtggtgaaATTGTTCATTTTGAGTGTGagataaataaatgtgtcaatAACACTAAAAGAAAGCATTGATTTAGTTCTGCCATTTCCTCCTCAGACATGTTAGCAGACATTAACCTAAAACAATTAGggttgtgtcttgttcaaggtCACAATGACAGACATTTCACCTTGTCAACTCCGGTAATCAAACCGGCGACCCTTTGTTTACTTGCCCGAAACCACAAGACTACTGTATTTGCCTCCCTAGAATAGTAACGTAGAACCTCCTGTTACCATTATAtccaacagcagttttgaaaaatatcaTATTTTACCGCACAATAATTTAAACAAGTAGTGGTGGCGGGTGGCACTGTTTcccacttttgaaaaaaaacattgcaatttATTTAACCACAAAGCGGGACAtgactttgaaaatgaaatgccatATGGcttttcataaacattttaatattgccAGCGAATGTGCATACCAGTACATGAAAATTTTAATGCAAAGCAcatgaatgcattttaatttccatattgactgaaataatgcaGGCAAAAGTAGAAAAATGAAGATGCAATGAGGgattgcatttacatttgaattaagttaactaTACGCTTCCAGAACTAGACCAGAGAAGCAATGtcagtgttagaaatcggcggttacgtatggtcaaataatgtagaacccgtatcaaatcgagggagaagtttgctcacgtttattggaaaattgcagcacagatgtcattcggtgaacgttccattatcttctcccTGTAAAGATAGTTACAAGCTAACCTGTACATTAACGgcgtttctacatagcaaagatcaggtttccaagacagtataaccatgccaaatggtcaatgtgaacattcctggggttagtagagcgcaacctacagagataatctaaacagagatgtttcctacaatgaaacgtacattcatattgtaattattaatgctcaTATTCCACATCAGCAAGAACTGGagggtttttattgttgttttttataaCAGTTCTTCTTCACTGTCCGATCTTTTTCCATCTGTGGCCACCAGGTGGTGGCATAGgctcaaataaaaaagtaaatggAACGCAACAGCCGCGATAAATGCCCAACTTAGTTATTCTAGAACCATTTTCTTATTACTTAGCAATTAGACCACAaaaaaccaataaaaaatagttcctttaatttaatattatcaAGCTTACATTGCATAGTATTTATCATTTAGTCGGGGTCACAATTGCCAAAACTTGATTAACCTGCATGGGCACTTAGCTTAGGCAAGTGAGCTAGCTAACAACCTATGTAGCCATGGCCCACTGAAACGCGCAGTACTTGTGTGCTTTAAACGTGGTCATTTGTGAAGGCTGACATTGCTAGTAGAGTGGATTAACGCTAGCAAAACAACTATGCTAAAAGGTAAAAAGCAAAGGACAATGTACACTGGGTAGCGTACATTTTCCCCCCCTGGCAAATAATCTGGAATTCATTTTTTTACGCTACCCAGTGAACTTTGTTCTTCGCTTTTTGCCTATCATGTCCACTCCAAGTGCACCTGTGGTGGTTTATCTTTTCTGAATACCTGACGCGCTTCTGTTACAACTTCGTTTCTAATTATGCTAAAAGGTATTTGCAATTTACCTACCTGACACATGGTTAAAAATAACACTGGCTGTTATTTTACATTCTACTCATCAAAAGCCAGTATAAACGTTGCGGGGAAGTTAAAAGGAGTACTTCATCCTGGGGGGACTTGAGTTGGTGTGTATGATGTCCTAGAGCTTTTCATGGCATTGGGATTTGTTTCAAACATAATTGACCATAAAGAGCAAGGTGTTTATTTCCacaccaaaaaataaaataaaacacatgacaaCGTCACTGGGCGAACGAGATCTAAAAAATGAATGATGGCATGATTTGCGCAAATCAAGTTATTTTTCCACGTTTATTCCGTTTCATCATTTGACATATTCTAGTTGAAACAATGTGTATTCAAACAGTTGGTGCCCAGAAAGGATTTGCATGATAGATTCTATAAAACACATTACCCACATAGAAATCATAAGACACATCCAATgtatagaaaatatttgaattttGTCAATACAAAAATACTTAATCATTATTTAAACATGGCATGcactatattttgtgaaaaagagTCCTGATACAGAAAGTGACAATTATAGCATGTCTTAAACATCCTTCCAAGTGATTCATCCACATACAAGGCACCTATAGGTACAGGTGCAACAATAAAATGTACCCCTATTAACTGTTACATTATATTTTGCCCCAATGTGCTTCATAAACCTGTTTACACTAGGGacaatataatacacacaccccaTGGGGATGTCCTCAGCGTGACCAGGATTGGGAACTGCTGGTCTACAATATGGTACAAAATGTATCCCAAAATCCTCGTGCAGCTTCCGGTTCTGCCTGCATATTGATCATGGTATCTCTGGGCGTGGAGCTTGAGGCAGGTCTTGAGCCAGCGCTTGGGTCATGTGTGGGGTTGTAACTTTCATAAGAGTATATGTTTGACTGATGGGTAGAATAGCCCGCTTGATTCAGGAATTCCCCCAGTGACATGCCTGCAGATCTATGGCCACAGATGATCATGAGCAACCCTCTGCTGATGCGATAGGTGTTGACGGGGTCAAAAGTCTTTAGGTCGTCATGCTGAGTCACATAGACCTTATGCACAATCTTGTCTGTGCACATGCTGATGATGAGGCGGTCCATGTTGCTTTGGTCTATGTTGCCAGTGTCACCTTTCCGGACATATTTAGGCATGGATTTAGATGCTGGGAGGTGGAGGTTTCCTACCTCATAAAATGGGTAGTCATCATCAGGAAGCAGTTTTTTGCAGATTTGATTGGCACACTCCAGCCTGTTGAGGAAGCGATGGAAACCAAAGGGTCCTACATTGGGGTTGTATTTTGCCACCATCAGGTTGTTATTGTCAAAGGAAATATAATTGTTGGCGAACCAGTAAAGAAGCTTGAGCCCGTGTCTAGGCGAGTGACAACCAAACCCAGAATCTCTAAGTTCCTCCATGTTGTTGAGTGTTTGAACCATGGTAAccctgggagggagagagagagaaagatgaagagagaagggggcagagagagaggagacagagacccCTACAGAGCACTTAACAAAATAGGTGttgatgtacagtatctcacaaaagtgagtacacccctcacatttttgtaaatatttgagcatgtcttttcatgtgacaacactgaagaaatgacacttttgtgagatactgtagctatTAACATTCCCTTTTAAGTTTTATGGCACTGCTCTTTCCTGAATAGTTACAGAAGACGGTGCTATTAGCTCTAACAGTGGTGACCTAGCTGGTTTTGATAATTTTCATACACATTATCAGGATGAACAGCCCAGCAGGTTTTTCTAGATTTGACTTCAATAGAATGTGGTAGTACAACAATCTGGAGTCAGTACACTGTGAATGAGTCTCTAATTGTCCCCCAATTATCTACATAGTGAACTTCTTTTGACTTGAGCCCATGCTCCCCAGGTGCTTAATGTGGCGACCAACATTCAAACATTCAGAGGGGTTGAGTTAAAAGAGGAAGACAAATGTTAGTTTTCATGCATGTCCTTGTGTGCCATTgaacacaaaaaatgtaatccttAAACTTATCAGGAGACGTAGACTTAAATACAATAATGTGTCAGTTGTTGAAAGAGCAGGCTGacatacaaaacacatacaaaacacatacacaacacttacaaaacacttaaaaaacacatacacaacacatacaaaacaTAGAAAAAATCTAACTAGTTCTGTACACATAGGATCACATAAAAACTGATAAGccaatttaaatgtacagtaccttatgttgtcataaaataaaattgatatTTTCTGGTGCTCAATGTCCCTCTAGAATTTATGAGGATGTGAGAATGGTTGATTTGATGTAATGAATGCTCTGTTTCCTGTATCTTTCTATACATGAGAGGGCTGGACTTACCACGAAATGAAACTGAAAGTGATCCTGTCCTGGCCCAGGTTTGTTTTTCCCCCACAAAGTTGTTCCCTCCTTTCTGGCCGGTATCTGGGAAGTTCCTCTGAAAGACTGCTGACTTAGGATCAGTTTGAAGATATAGAAGGACTGGGACAATGGAGTGCAATATTGAAACAGCACTCCTAATACAATGATAAGATCAAAGACTAACCaattaaaaactaaatgtatagagaattaaacacttttttttattgagtacATTATGGCCAACTATCGTTCCACTATTACTGCAGGTACTGAATATAAAGGACCTTTTTCTTAAGTTACAATGCAAAACCTCCACATAATGCTTCTTTAAATAGTCATCTGTTTAGATAAAACGAGAACCTTTGATCATTTTTCCTAGTTTTTGTTTTCCATCCTTTTTGCCTCAACTTTTTACACACTTGCCATACTTGGATGTCACAACTGGATGCATTGTGGATGTGATTGACTGTTGTATGATAGTACATAGCGATGTAATGTAACAAAGAATGATGAAGAGAgataattaatattttactcAGTAAGGTCAGTTCCACAGAATGATACAGTGAATTCCAAAAGGCCATATCTGATTGGTTATTGCTCGGGGCTTGGTAACACTAGGGCCAATATAATATGTACATTATAAACTAGGTTACACTAGGGCCAATATTATGTATATCTGATTTACTTGGTAACATTAGGGCCAATATAATATGTACATTACTAACTTGGTTACACTAGGGCCAGTATAATATGTACATTATTAACTTGGTTACACTAGGGCCAATATAATATGTACATTACTAACTTGGTTACACTAGGGCCAATATAATATGTACATTACTAACTTGGTTACACTAGGGCCAGTATAATATGTACATTATTAACTTGGTTACACTAGGGCCAATATAATATGTACATTATTAACTTGTTTACACTAGGGCCAATATAATATGTACATTACTAACATGGTTACAATAGGGCCATTATAATATGTACATTATTAATTTGGTTACAATAGGGCCAGTATAATATGTACACTATTAACTTGGTTACACTAGGGCCAATATAATATGTACATTACTAACTTGGTTACACTAGGGCCAGTATAATATGTACATTATTAACTTGGTTACACTAGGGCCAATATAATATGTACATTACTAACTTGGTTACACTAGGGCCAATATAATATGTACATTACTAACTTGGTTACACTAGGGCCAGTATAATATGTACATTATTAACTTGGTTACACTAGGGCCAATATAATATGTACATTATTAACTTGGTTACACTAGGGCCAATATAATATGTACATTACTAACATGGTTACAATAGGGCCATTATAATATGTACATTATTAA
This is a stretch of genomic DNA from Esox lucius isolate fEsoLuc1 chromosome 11, fEsoLuc1.pri, whole genome shotgun sequence. It encodes these proteins:
- the LOC105008981 gene encoding uncharacterized protein LOC105008981 isoform X2, whose amino-acid sequence is MVQTLNNMEELRDSGFGCHSPRHGLKLLYWLECANQICKKLLPDDDYPFYEVGNLHLPASKSMPKYVRKGDTGNIDQSNMDRLIISMCTDKIVHKVYVTQHDDLKTFDPVNTYRISRGLLMIICGHRSAGMSLGEFLNQAGYSTHQSNIYSYESYNPTHDPSAGSRPASSSTPRDTMINMQAEPEAARGFWDTFCTIL
- the LOC105008981 gene encoding uncharacterized protein LOC105008981 isoform X1, with the protein product MVQTLNNMEELRDSGFGCHSPRHGLKLLYWFANNYISFDNNNLMVAKYNPNVGPFGFHRFLNRLECANQICKKLLPDDDYPFYEVGNLHLPASKSMPKYVRKGDTGNIDQSNMDRLIISMCTDKIVHKVYVTQHDDLKTFDPVNTYRISRGLLMIICGHRSAGMSLGEFLNQAGYSTHQSNIYSYESYNPTHDPSAGSRPASSSTPRDTMINMQAEPEAARGFWDTFCTIL